One window of Gossypium raimondii isolate GPD5lz unplaced genomic scaffold, ASM2569854v1 Contig00038, whole genome shotgun sequence genomic DNA carries:
- the LOC128036803 gene encoding ATP synthase subunit a, chloroplastic: MNGISNALNGLYDISGVEVGQHFYWQIAGFQVHAQVLITSWVVIAILLGSAVIAVRNPQTIPTAGQNFFEYVLEFIRDVSKTQIGEEYGPWVPFIGTMFLFIFVSNWSGALLPWKIIQLPHGELAAPTNDINTTVALALLTSVAYFYAGLSKKGLGYFSKYIQPTPILLPINILEDFTKPLSLSFRLFGNILADELVVVVLVSLVPSVVPIPVMFLGLFTSGIQALIFATLAAAYIGESMEGHH, encoded by the coding sequence ATGAATGGTATATCAAACGCACTAAACGGGTTATACGATATCTCTGGTGTGGAAGTAGGCCAACATTTCTATTGGCAAATAGCAGGTTTCCAAGTCCATGCCCAAGTACTTATTACTTCTTGGGTTGTAATTGCTATCTTATTAGGTTCCGCCGTTATCGCTGTTCGGAATCCACAAACCATTCCAACCGCCGGTCAAAATTTCTTCGAATATGTTCTTGAATTCATTCGAGACGTAAGCAAAACTCAGATTGGAGAAGAATATGGTCCATGGGTTCCCTTTATTGGAACtatgtttctatttatttttgtttctaacTGGTCGGGTGCTCTGTTACCTTGGAAAATCATACAATTACCTCATGGAGAGTTAGCCGCACCTACGAATGATATAAATACTACTGTTGCTTTAGCTTTACTCACGTCAGTAGCATATTTCTATGCGGGTCTTTCAAAAAAAGGATTGGGGTATTTCAGTAAATACATTCAACCCACTCCAATTCTTTTACCTATTAACATTTTAGAGGATTTCACAAAACCCTTATCACTTAGTTTTCGACTTTTCGGGAATATATTAGCTGATGAATTAGTAGTTGTTGTTCTTGTTTCTTTAGTACCTTCAGTCGTCCCTATACCTGTCATGTTCCTTGGATTATTTACAAGTGGGATTCAAGCTCTTATTTTTGCAACTTTAGCTGCGGCTTATATAGGCGAATCCATGGAGGGTCATCATTGA